The following coding sequences lie in one Phacochoerus africanus isolate WHEZ1 chromosome 12, ROS_Pafr_v1, whole genome shotgun sequence genomic window:
- the UBAP2 gene encoding ubiquitin-associated protein 2 isoform X6: protein MVATDLHVVRDAVSAKHKDTRCHASVESAPPLQPSATFSTAATSASSATSSGLSLPSGMNTVSSLCLGATAASAPSSSTRATPLVTSGKAPPNLPQGVPPLLHNQYLVGPGGLLPAYPIYGYDELQMLQSRLPMDYYGIPFATPPALASRDGSLTNNPYSGDVTKFGRGDSASPAPATTLAQPQQSQSQAHHTAQQPFLNPALPPGYSYTGLPYYAGVPSAFQYGPTMFVPPASAKQPGVSLSTPTPPFQQAGGYGQHSYSTGYDDLTQGTAAGDYTKGGYGGSSQAQNKSAGSGPGKGVSASSSTTGLPDMTGSVYNKTQTFDKQGFHAGTPPPPFSLPSALGSAGPLAPGAAPGYVPPPFLHILPAHQQPPSQLLHHHLLQDAQSGSGQRSQPSSLQPKSQASKPAYGNSPYWTN from the exons ATGGTTGCCACAGACCTTCATGTTGTAAGAGACGCAGTATCTGCCAAGCACAAGGACACGAGATGT CACGCCAGCGTGGAGAgcgcccctcccctccagccctcagcCACCTTCTCCACGGCAGCCACCTCTGCCTCGAGTGCCACGTCCTCAGGGCTCAGCCTGCCGAGCGGCATGAACACAGTGAGCAGCCTCTGCCTGGGCGCCACCGCCGCCAGTGCCCCCAGCAGCAGTACCAGGGCCACGCCCTTGGTGACCTCAG GCAAAGCACCCCCCAACTTGCCCCAGGGGGTGCCTCCCCTGCTGCACAACCAGTACCTCGTGGGCCCTGGAGGACTGCTTCCTGCCTACCCG ATTTACGGCTATGACGAGCTCCAGATGCTGCAGTCCCGGCTGCCAATG GATTACTATGGGATTCCTTTTGCCACACCGCCAGCCCTGGCCAGTCGAGATGGGAGCCTCACTAATAACCCATATTCAG GTGATGTCACAAAGTTTGGCCGAGGTGACTCTGCATCCCCTGCGCCTGCCACCACGCTGGCTCAGCCTCAGCAGAGCCAGTCCCAGGCCCACCACACAGCCCAGCAGCCCTTTCTGAATCCTGCGCTGCCCCCTGGCTACAGCTACACCGGCCTCCCCTACTACGCGGGAGTGCCCAGTGCCTTCCAGTATGGGCCCACCATGTTT GTCCCTCCGGCCTCAGCCAAGCAGCCTGGTGTGAGCCTCAGCACCCCCACGCCCCCTTTCCAACAGGCCGGTGGTTATGGCCAGCACAGCTACAGCACAG GTTATGACGACCTGACCCAGGGGACAGCAGCTGGGGACTACACCAAGGGTGGCTATGGTGGATCATCGCAGGCACAAAACAAGTCTGCAGGCTCTGGGCCCGGCAAAG GAGTGTCGGCGTCTTCAAGCACCACTGGCCTCCCTGATATGACGGGTTCTGTCTACAACAAGACTCAG ACTTTTGACAAGCAGGGGTTTCATGCTGGGACCCCGCCCCCGCCGTTCAGCCTGCCCTCGGCCTTGGGCTCCGctgggcccctggcccctggAGCTGCCCCCGGTTACGTGCCCCCGCCTTTCTTGCACATCCTGCCTGCCCACCAGCAGCCTCCTTCACAGCTGTTACACCACCACCTCCTGCAGGATGCTCAG AGTGGCTCCGGCCAGCGCAGCCAGCCCAGCTCCCTGCAGCCCAAGTCGCAAGCCTCCAAACCTGCTTACGGCAACTCTCCGTACTGGACAAACTGA